A stretch of DNA from Pan troglodytes isolate AG18354 chromosome 21, NHGRI_mPanTro3-v2.0_pri, whole genome shotgun sequence:
aaAATGGCTTTACATGAATTTATGTTCCTCATGGCAGATATGTTACACTTCCCTCTAAACAGAAAGACAAGCCCAGGTGGGGCCCGGGCATCCTCGAGGGATGAAGCAGCCATTCCCACCACCTCTCAGGGACTGACAGGTGCATGTGGACACTTGAACCACGACTGTGTCCACAGCTCCTCCTGGACCAGGCCCGGTGTCTGAGTGTGAAGACTCCTGGCCTGCGTGGCAGGGGCAGCTATCTGGGAGGGCTAAACAGCCTGGAGGCTGAGTCTGCAGAGGAAGGGGGACCTGAAAGAGCCCAGGTACAGGTGCCCATCGTGTTCGTGCACCTCGCTGATGTAGGTGGCCACCAGCCCATCAGGATCATGCAGGCTTCTCCGGAAGGCACCGCTGTCGCTGAGTTCTAGGACGAGGCTGTACCGCGGCACAAACTTCATCACCGTCTCTTGACTAAAGAGCTAGAGGGAAGCACAGTGCAGGGAAAGTTCACCAGCTGGCCAAGAACACTGTGCGCAGATCAACCGCGCCGCCCCCACCATCCAGGAACGGTCTGACTCCTTCCCATGACAGGGCAGCCCCACAGGGCAGTGCCCCACAGGACAGCTAATCCAGCTCCCACTCCCAGCCCAGGGGCCCCAAAGcaggccccaccccacccctgtccCTGTGAAGATCAGGCCAAAGAGGCTCCCCAGCATAAGGACAGCAACGCGAGCACATCTCTGGATGGCCCGGCTGAACTGAGAGAGACATATCACATCCGACGTGGTCACAGCACTGCAGCCAAGGCTCAGAATGACCTCCACTCACCAGATCACAACCAGCGCAGCTTCCCTGGAATACACAAGTCTTCTGTTtagatttaaaacatttcaaataggCAAGGTGCAAATGATGGAGATTTGAGAGCAGCTCACATTCAAAAAAAGCAAGCAGGTCCACAGACCACACAACATGGcttccaaaacaaaaagcaaaatcccACTGCTTTCCTCAAAGCGGGGCGTGCAGATCCTGAGGGACGCCTCCAGGGACGGAGGCAAAAGAGCTTAGACCTGGACTCTGTGGTCACACGGGACTATTGAAGAGTATTAAGCAGAGAACAGATGGTGAGAGGCGTGATTTCTGGCAGAGCAGAAGGACACCTGGTCGGAAATTATGACAAAGCACTCCACTGCCTAAGACCAAGGAATGGAAATTAACAGACAGATTTCTAGCTTTTAATACAAGGGAAAATACCCAAACAAGTGTCCAACGAATAATGTCTCCCAGTCACTGGAAATGTTCAAGCAGACAGACAAGCTGACTAGACTCTAGGTTCAACAGCGATAGATCAACTGCATTACAGCTCAAAAAATTCCCAAGGCTTCCCACTACCTACGAAATGCCACCTCCTGCTGTTCGGCCGTGGATCCTTCccactctcctctcttctctcttccccctAAGAGATCTCATCCTCTCTCACTATTACAACTAGTCACTTTCCCAGAAAGCTCTCAAATCGCCATCTCCAACACCAGTGCTAAGTTTCTCACTGTCTGGGACCCATGTCTGCCTGGCCTTTCTAATAGCACTTCAAATTCAACAGCCTCCCCAGCTCCGGAGACAGGGCCAGGACCCCAGCCTTCCCTTGATCCCAGTCTCTCTGTGCCCTACAAGCCCAGCTGCCAGTCTTGCCATCTGTTGTGTGTGTCCCTGGCCTGGGCCCTGGCCTGCCGCCTCTCCCCAGTCACTGAGACAGCTTCCACACAGGCTCCCACAGCCAGCTGAGCCCTGCTGCAAGCTGTTCTCCTTGCAGTAGCTGCAGTTCTCTTTAAAAACATTCTTTGTACTACATCACTCCCCTCCTAAACAACTCCATCAGGAGCATGGGGCTGAGCAGGGTACATGTGTGCAGGGGATGGCAGACCATGGTGACCCAGACAAGCCCACTCCGCTTGGGTGAGGAGGTGTCCCTGCAGGGGAGTGGCCTGGCATGGGCTGTCAGGGCCCACATGGGGTGAGGAGGTGTCCCCACAGTGAGGCCCAGATCAGGCTGTGAGAGCCCATGCAAGTGAGGAGGTGTACACCCAGGGACAGCCCGGTGCAGGGATCACAGCCCTTGAGGCAAAAGGCAGCCTCCAGCACATGGTCAGGGAGGAAGGGGACAGCCCAGCATGGGGTGCTACAGCCCTGGATGGGGCCATGTGACAGGGCACAGCAACCACAGATTGGTCACATGCACAGAAAATGGTTGAACAGGTAAACCTAGGCAGGACAATGGGatccaggtttctcactgttggagagGTACAAATAGGGGGAAAAATAAGGGGAGAAAACTTGGATCAGTCCTGTGGTGGTGTCATGGTTTTCAATTTACAGATGACAGATGCAGGCATAAgcgtgagtggtgtgtgtgtgtgatgtctaCGCATGCAGGTATATGTGAGTATGCATCGTGTGCTTGTACTCCCAGCGTTGTCCCTTAGGGACCTGGGAGCAGCGACACCCAAAGCAGCGAGTACACTCAGCACCCAGATCTCCTCCACAAGGAACCAGGGCTCCTGGGAGAAATGGCCGATTGCAGAGCTGAAGCAGGGACAATACAAGAGGAAACTGGAACGACTTATGTGCTGGAAAGTGAGGAGCTAGCCCAAGACAAGAGGACATGCCCAAAGGCCCAGAAGCCACACTGAAGGGGCTCCTCCTGGCCACAGATGGgtaatttgagcatcaaaatcaATGATGACTGTAACATAATCACCATTAAGAACATGGGAAACCATAAGATGGCACTGGTGATTACTTACAAAAACCACCTCTCTGCGAGCAACTCAGTAATTAGACATGAAAGAACCAAGTCCAGGTGGAGACACCTGGCATTCCCTGCCTGAATCAGGTGGCCGAAGTTGCCACCACCCCAACAGAGCAAACTCGTATCGCGCCCTCATGACAGCCGCGCCAAGATGAGCACAGCTTCACTGCTGCGCCACTGCTGCCAACGATGCGAGACCAGAATCTAAACATGAAAAACCAACCCTACTGGAGGGACATTCTGGGACACAGCTGACCTGTATGCTTTCAAAGGATCAAggccaaaaattcaaaaaaagacaGGAGCTGAATATCCCCCAGACTGAAGGAGATTAAACAGCTGACAACTAAACACCACTCCTGATCCTGGGTTGAATCGTTTGTTAGAAAGGACAACACCGGGACAACTGGCAAAATCTGAATGGGGCCTGCAGACCGGACAGTCACAGGGGAGCTGTGGGCATCTCCTGGTTTCAATCAGTGGTAATGAAGGAGAATGTGCCAAACACATGCTCAGGCATCGGCAGTGAGTGACAGGGCATTAGGCCAGCCGCTAACTCggaaacagtgctgggaaaaaaaTCCCTTGTACCCTCCCTCTTTCCACAGCTTTGATACTGCCtcgaaatttaaaaaaaaaaaaaaaatcaggccaggcatggtggctcacgcttgtaatcccagaactttgggaggctgagacgggtggattacttgaggtcaggcgttcgagaccagcctggccaacatggtgaaaacttgtctctattaaaaatacaaaaaattagccgagcgtggtggtacacacctgtagtcccagctagtcaggaggctgaggcaggagaatcacttgagcccaggaggcagaggttgcagtgagccgagatcacgccactgcactccaacctgggtgacagggcgaggctccgtctcaaaaacaaaaaacaaaaaacaaaaaaatcttcaatGACTTGGATTACATTTTGAATAAAACTGAACCTTCTTTCCAAGTCCATGGGGCTGTGGTCCTCCCTCTCACCCCTCCTCACCCAGCTGCAGGAAGACTCCATGTTCCCTCATGTTTGCAGCCCCCTCCCTAACTGTGCCCTCAATCAACGGTACGTCCTCGCGCctacatgtgccaggcactgttgcagGTGTGGAGGATGACAAATGAACTATGCATGAACTAAACAGAAAAACACCTGCTCTGATGGTATGCACATTCTATTCAGGGGAAGAGACACAACCACCACTCATACTACCCTACGCTAAGGGCACTATGTGCAGATTCTCACTAAATGTTCCCAGCACCTGATGAGGCACTATTATTCTTTCCACTTTACAGACAGAGCACCTGAGGCAGCGAGTCCAAGTCCCCGGCCCAGGATCCCACAGCTGGTCTGGCAGCCTCCAAAACCCCTGTGCTAGCCCACCTGCCATTTTGCCTCCCCCTAGGTCCCAGCAGGAACAGATGCTGTCTCTGGAGCCAATAAGGCAAAGAGAAGGACAGATTTCTCAACAGATTAGGACTTCCCACACAGCGACCCACAGAACTCACATCACTGAAGGCCGTGAGCCAGTCTGAGAATGTGCACGCAGCCCCCAGGAGGGGTCCAGACACACAGCCCAGCAGCAGGACTCAGCAACTACTGCCTGTCAGCCCCAGGACCATAAGCTAGTATTTCCATATCGGTTCAAATATTCAGTATCAATTTAAAATACCTATTCAGCCTGTGACATGGAGCTTGCTGGAAAAGCAGATCTCTGTATTACACAAGTGCCCACATCAGCAAGTGACCCCTCCACAGTGTAAACGTGCTGAGTTATTATGTGGGGTGCTTCATGGAAGCCACTGGGAAAATGGCAAGATTTAAAGGCTGTGTTGAAGGGGCTGTTGTGTTGAAGGGGCCATGGCTGGCCATTGGTGGGGGTGggtgactttttttaaaaagggaaagattTGGGTGTGGTAAGAGGTCAAAGGGCAGAACTCCATAGAGAAGGGTGCCTGGCAGTGAGGCTGCAAGAAGGCAGCAGGGAGCAGGCGGGACGGCAGCTGTGGTGACTAGGTTACAGGAGTGGCCACACctgcagggaggggaggaaagggcaCCTGCCGACTCTTTCCCtgaggaggcagagaggagggtGGAGAGCAGAGAAGGCCTGGCAAAGCCATGGCAGATGGAGGAGCAAGACTGACAGGCACGCAGATGCCCAGAGCCACGATGGTGAGGGTGGCAATCAAAACACCCAGAAACAGGGAACCAGAGACTGACAGGCAGGCAGATGCCCAAAGCCACGATGGTGAGGGTGACAATAAAAACAcccagaaaaaggaaaaccatAAGAACCAAAGGGTCCAAATGTTTAAATCTGCATTTCAGGATGAAGAATGAAATGTGTTTCTAAGTGTCATTCAGAGCCAAATACTACAAGCAGAACTAGATTTTTAAGCTATAAGGGTCAAAAAAATATGATTCAATTCATTTCCGTTTTCTTTCTTGGAATAACAGTTTTCACAGTTACCTTAAAAATCATCCTTTTAATCCAGGGTCTCTCAGATAAGAAATCCAGCATGGAAAACCCAGGGTTAGGGCGGATGGTCGACATGCCCACCCAGTACCCCCCAGAGCTGCTGGGCCGGATGTTGTCTGGAAATCCAGGCATGTTCTCCACAAACAGATCAGCCCCGCCCTTCATCAGGCCAGAAACGTAGACTCTGAAAAATTCACCCAAGCAGAGAGTGAACCATAGCCCctcaatttcagaaaaaaaattttagccaaGCACCAAACTGGTCTTGgtccaaatatatatatggaaagtgCTCTATGACCATCATGAACAAAGGCTCAGCTGCTGAGAAGAAACCTTTGTGCACAGGGCCCAGTATGAACAGAGGGGAAGTAGGTCAGGGGAGGACCAAGGCCCTGCCAGCAGGGGAATGGGGCCCGGGCTGCACCAGTCAGCCTTAAGACACTCTTCCAGACTGCGACTCGCAATGGGAGAAAGAAAGCGCACCCTTGAATTTTCTTTAACATGCCATGCAGAAGGTGCGCTGCTGCCTCTGATTTCTGTCGATCCCATTTCCATGCCCACCCCACCCCGGCCATGATGCGCTCTGGCCAGTAACTGATGGCTCAGCTAATCCCACACACACCTTCGTATCCTGGCCATGGTTGTTTCTGCCACCAGGACAAAGTCTTCTGCAGGAGACAGCTGGACTCCATTCGGGAACCGCAGCTGGTCCAATAAAACTTTTACTTCCCTGGTCACAGTATCATACTCCAGCAGGCTGTGGAACACCAAAAGCAGAGGGTTATGGGGGAGAATCCCTGGCTCCCACTCTGGGCCTTCAGGGTATGGGCCTGCAGAAGGTGACTCCGCCTCACCCCGGAGCAACAGGCCCTGGGTGCCCTGCTCAAACTTGATTCGAGGCTGGCCCCTGGGGGCCCTTCCCCATCCATAGCAGATCCAGTGTCCCCTCCAGGGAACCCCAAGGTCAGTTATCTTGCTCACCTGGGAGCTGGACAGGAATACCCCTCAGAGAGGCAACCCAAAGCCCAGGCCTGCCTCCGGGGTCTCTCTCGACTGCCTAGACTTGCACCCTCAGACGGACTGGCCTGTTTTATTTCCTCAGAGAAAACGAAAGCACCTTGTTCCATTTTGTGACATCCATCACCTGCCTCCAGAAGCCACTAAGGTCCTGTCCTAGAAGCTGAAATATGATGCTGGAAATACTCCCTTGGTCCCTAGAAGTAACAGGCTCTGCTGAAGCAGCTGGCTTGGCTGGTGAACTCAACAAATGGGAGACCTGGAGCAAGGCCTCACCGCCCGTCATCTGTGCCCTCCATCACCAGAAGCAGGTAGTCTCGTCTTTGCCATTTGCTGCTAGAATCGGTGAAATAAATCTTCCTCCCATCCTGAGTGACTGTAAGATCATTCACAAAGGACATTTTCTTCCCCTCAATGGGTGTCTCGGAGGACAGCAGCAGTTTCACTTCACCtgaagtttaaaaagaaagaaaaagattgacTTGAACTAGGAACTTCTCAATAATTGCAAAATATTAACCAACCtaactgatttaaaaagaaaaactgaaacttCTCCATGTCATTTGTCAGAAGATTTATTCCTTCTTATAGTAAAAACAGTATTAGgtgttaaatgatttttttagacTAAGTTCATTAAACGCAGGATCTTTTCTATAAGGATGAGGAATTCCTTCTTTTACTAAGGCCAACTGACTTGATAACATCTACTGCAAGTGTTAGGCAGGCTTTAGTTCTATTTGTTAGTTCTATTTGAGAGAAATATGACATTCTACTCATCtccttttagaaaagaaaagtagtagtaagttttgaaaaataatagaaagaacaTGGATTGAGTGCTAAGCACTCTCGAGGTGTGATCGCCTTTAAACCCTCGCAACAATCCCACAGGCAGGGCTACTATGACCCCAATTTGATGAGGAAGCTGGGCAGAGAGCAACTAAGGGACCTGCAGTCACAGCTGGTGGCCAGCAGAGTGGAATGCCCCCAAGCAGCTGGGCTGCAGGGCCTATGTTCGGGCCCCCACGCACAAGACAACAGACTCCTCCCCAGCAGGAACCTCCACTGAGACACACAGCACGTATTACAGCCTGGTCAAGGGGACTCATGAGCAGtcaggggagagaagaggaggaactacaggagaaaacagaaaggaagagacaAAGGGGAGGGccacagagaagaaagagagaaaacaaatagaCAAGACgcagagagacacacagaaaaaTCAAGACAGAAAGAGGTCTAACTTCCTCAAAATAAGTCCTTTTGAGACCCTGTGGCTAAAATATAAATACTAGGAGGAAATTAGGATATGGACCAAATGGAATCATGGGTAGGGAGTTTTCTGGTGTTTAAAACTAGCTGACTTTTGCAGGCAATGTTTTCAGTACTGTTCAGTGAATAAGAAATATCAGAGTCTTTAGTAGACTGTTGCTAACAAATCCTATTAAgtctacacatacatatattgttTAAAAGATCTAAAATCTTCATAGAAGGAAACGAGATATTGTCACATACGTTTCCAGGGATTTACTTCAAATAGTCCCTTGTATGCATCAGCCACAAAGAGAGTCCTATTGGGCCCTGCACGGATACCCAGGGGTCTCCCACACACAGGCTCATCATCTCGGGTttctagaaaaacaaacagaTGGGGATTGGTAGCTGGTCCCGGATTCTACATGTGCTGTTCTCAGTATCCAAGCATCTCATCCATCCCTTCCCATACATCATGCTGTACAGAACAAGACAAGACCATGGCATTAGAGCTACAACTGCCCTGCAGGTGCTCACTGCAGGTGCTTATTGCAAGGTGTTCATTGTGGGGTGCTCACAGCAGGGTGCTTACTGTAGGTGCTTACTGCAGGGTGTTCACTGTGGGGTGTTCACTGCAGGTGCTTATTGCAGGGTGCTCACTACAGTTGCTTATTGCAGGGTGTTCACTGTGAGGTGCTCATTGCAGGGTGTTCACTGTGGGGTACTCACTGCAGGTGCTTATTGCAGGGTGCTCACTGCAGGTGCTTACTGCAGGGTGTTCACTGTGGGGTGCTCACTACAGGTGCTTACTGCAGGGTGTTTGTGTAGAGTGCTCACTGCAGGTGCTTATTGTAGGGTGTTCACTGTGGGGTGCTCACTGCAGGTGGTTATTGCAGGGTGTTCACTGTGGGGTGCTCATTGCAGGTGCTTATTGCAAGGTGTTCACTGTGGGGTGCTCACTGCAGGTGCTTATTGCAGGGTGTTCACTGTGAGGTACTCACTGCAGGTGCTTACTGCAGGGTGTTCAAGTGGAGTGCTCACTGCAGGTGCTTATTGCAGGGTGTTATTGCAGGGTGTTCACCGTGGGGTGCTCACCGCAGGGGCTTATTGCAAGATATTCACTGTGGGGTGCTCACTGCAGGTGCTTATTGCAGGGTGTTCACTGTGAGGTACTCACTGCAGGTGCTTACTGCAGGGTGTTCAAGTGGAGTGCTCACTGCAGGCGCTTATTGCAGGGTGTTATTGCAGGGTGGTCACTGTGGGGTGCTCACCGCAGGGGCTTATTGCAGGGAGTTCACTGTGGGGTGTTCACTGCAGATGCTTATTGCAAGGTGTTCACTGTGGGGTGCTCACTGAAGGTGCTCACTACAGGTCTTATTGCAGGGTGCTCACTGAAGGTGCTCACTACAGGTGCTTATTGCAGGGTGTTCACTGTGGGGTGCTGACTACAGGTGCTTATTGCAGGGTGCTCACTACAGGTGCTTTTGTGGGGCATTAACTGTAGGGTGCTCATTGCAAGTACCACTGCAGGTGTTCACTATAGGTGCTCACTGTAGGTGCTTACTGCAGGGTGTTCACTGTGGGGTGCTCACTGCAGGTGCTTACTGTAGGGTGCTCACCATGGGTGATCACTCCAGGTGCTATTGTAGGTGCTGACCATGGGTGCTCACTGCAAATGCTTATTGCAGGGTGTTCACTGTGGGATGCTCACTGCAGGGTGCTTACTGCCAAAATGGCACGGAAAAAGGCAGGTTAAAGAACTGATGTAGGGTATAATTCCATCATACGTGTGTGGGTGTGGATGTCCATGAACAAAAAGATGTCTGAAAAGTGAACCACTAAAATGTTCATAACAATTACATCTGAAAAGActcaggtgatttttattttctcctttgtacCTTTGTGTTGTTTGTGTTTATGAAAATACATCACTTTAATAAAAACATTCCAGCTATTAAAAAATGGTAACTATTAAGTCTATAGACTATCAGTTTTAAACAGTGAGTCTTCTACTCTAGTTTTCCAAAATTTGAATGACTTAAGGGTATTCTCACTTACAGGGCTGAAATTCCTGAGACCAAGGCAGAATAACACTTACACATCCAAGTAATGACAAGGCCACCTGCTTTTCCACAGCAGCACTGTGATAACACCTATTAGCCTCTGAAGTACCGCAAAGGTAAACGGGGACCCCAATAAAATGGTGAGGGGCGAGGCCCACGCAGTACCAACCAGGGGCCACAGCCACTACCCAGCTGCAAAATGGGGACTGTAGGTGACCATCAGGCACCGTGAGGCCCAAGGACCACCCGGCAAATGAAGAGCTCGTAGTGACGTCATGTTCCATCTACTAGATGGTCAGAGGTTCTTTTTCTCCCACAGGCATTCTAGGGAAAAGCAGTTCCACACAGCGATCCAACATCTTTCTGAAAGACTGGAAGAGACACGTCGAGGGATTATCACCAACTTACTGCAAGGGCCCGAACCAAACCGGGCAATGGTCTCTATTTCACCATTTTCAAGTTTTACGACCCGGCCATCTGCTGTCCCAGTAAACATCACATctgtttaaaaacacaaaaaggaggAAGAGCAATGTTAGCCTAAGAAATGTGACTAAGCCGCCTTCTCCTACAAGAGGGCTTGTTTACATGTTCCCCCTGCCCTCTAGAGGAAATGCCAATTCTCAAGATGGAAGAGAAGCAATTTCTGGGAATATGAAAAatcctgcccggccagccgccccgtccgggagggaggtgggggggtcagccccccgcccggccagccaccccgtctgggaggtgaggggcgcctctgcccggccgcccctactgggaagtgaggagcccctctgcccggccagccgccctgtctgggagggaggtggggggtcagcccccggcccggccagccgccccatccgggagggaggtggggggggtcagccccccgcccggccagccgccccgtccgggagggaggtggggggctcagccccctacccggccagccaccccgtccgggaggtgaggggcacctctgcccggccgcccctactgggaagtgaggagcccctctgcccggccagctgccccagccgggagggaggtgaggggggggtcagcccccccacccggccagccgccccgtccgggagggaggtggggggctcagccccccgcccagccagccgccccgtccgggagggaggttggggggtcagccccccgcccggccagccgtcctgtccaggagggaggtgggggggtcagccccccgcccagccagccgcctcatccgggaggtgaggggtgcctctgcccggccgcccctactgggaagtgaggagcccctctgcccggccaccaccccgtctgggaggtgtacccaacagctcattgagaacgggccatgatgacaatggcggttttgtggaatagaaagaagggggaaaggtggcgaaaagattgagaaatcggatggttgccgtgtctgtgtagaaagaggtagacatggtaggcttttcattttgttctgtactaagaaaaattcttctgccttgggctcatgttgatctgtgaccttgcccccaaccctgtgctctctgaaacatgtgctgtgtccactcagggttgaatggattaagggtggtgcaagatgtgctttgttaaacagatgcttgaaggcagcatgctcattaagagtcgtcaccactccctaatctcaagtacccagggacacaaacactgcagaaggccgcagggtcctctgcctaggaaaatcagagacctttgttcacttgtttatctgctgactttccctccactattgtcctgtgaccctgccagatccccctctgcgagaaacacccaagaatgatcaataaaaaaaaaaaaaaaaaaagaaagcagatccatggtacaaagaaaaaaaaaaaaaaaagaaaaatccttaaaACTTACAGTGATAAAACTGCGGGGGCCTAGGGAAGCAGCCTGTGGGCATGAACCTGACTCAAAAGCAAGGGTGCAGCAGATACCAGTCAGTGATGAGAACTGTGAGGATTTTCTCCAGTCCTGAAGCACTCAAGCTGACACTCAGCACTTAGGGGCATGAGTTCATATTCACCTCACATCAGTGTCTGCTGCTGATATTGATTATATCCAACTAAAGGAGAAGAACTGCCAGAAATCCTTTAGAAGAAAATTACAGCACATTAAGTGCttacttcagcagcacatatactaaaattagaatgatacagagaagactAGCATGCCCCTTGAGCAATGATGATacacaaattcataaaacattccatagttttcaaatgtatattgcaaactcaAGGGTAACcactacaaaaagtaaaaaaaagaagtataactgatatgctaagaaaggagagaaaatggaatcatataaaatactcagtttaaaactacaaaagacaaaaagagagtagaatgcaaaaatagaaacaaagaataagggcaaagaatagaaaacagtaacaaatacggtagatattaatccaatatatcaataatcactttaaacataaatggtctaaatataccAACTGAAAGAGAGACATTGCCAGAATTAttcaaaaaacaagacccaactctATGTTGtgtacaagaaacccactttaaatataaagacatatatagaTTAAAAGTGAAGGGATGAAGAAAGTACATCATGTTAACACTAACCAAAAGCAACCCAGAATAGCTGTATTAAATTCAGACAGAGAACACTTCAGACCAAGGAAAGTTATCAGGGATAAAGAGGAGCATCAcacaatgataaaggggtcaatgcCTCAAAAAAACATAAGAACCTTTAATGTGTATATGCTTCACAATAGAGCACCAAtatgtgaggcaaaaactgatgAAACTGCAAGGAGAAACAGAATCCACTATCACAGTTAGAGACTTCAACAATCTAAACAAGAataatcacatgatcatatcaacagatacagaaaaaaacatcTAGTAACatccaacacccattcatgattaaaaactctcagcaagctGGGAGTAGAGGGGAAACTTTCTTAACTTGATCAAGAATATCTATTAAAAAATCTACATATAACATCATACTTATGGATGACAAACTAGAAGCTTTCCtgctaagatcaagaacaaggcaaagatgcccCTATCACCACTCCTTTTCAGTATCATACTGGAAGACCTAGCTAATGCAGTAAGacatgaaaaggaaacaaaaggtatacagattgagaagaaagaaataaaactttctttgttTGCAAGTGACATAATTGTCTagatagaaaatctgaaagaatcaacaacaacaaaaaaccctcctGGAACCAAGCAATTATAGCATGGTTGCAGGATATTGCAAGATATTGACTCACCTTCCTttatactaacaatgaacaaaTGGAATTTGGAATTGAAAACACAATACTATGTACATTAGCATCCAAAAGATTGGCatacttaggtataaatataatataatatacacgaggtctatatgaggaaaactacaaaattctgatgaaagaaatcaaagaactaaataaatggagagatattccatgttcatggacaggaatactcaatattgtcaagatgtcagtttttcccaaccttaatctatagattcaatgcaatcccaatcaaaatcccagcaagttattttgtagataCAGACAAATgaattctaaagttcatatggagagGGTGAAGACTCAAAATATCCAATACAATAttgaaggaaaagaataaagtcaGAGGACTGAAACTACTCAACTTCAAGATTctctataaagctacagtaatcaagacaatgtggtattagcaaaagaatagaaaaataaatcaatagaacAGATAAAATTTTTAGCCCAGAGACAGACCCACATAAATACAATCAACTGATCTTTTGACAAAGGAGTAAAGGCAATACataatggagaaaagacagtGTTTTCctcaaatggtgctggaacaaatTTGTTTGCATCCACATGCAAACAAATAAATCTAGACACAAACCTTATACCCTTCACAAAAATGGAATTCAAAATGGATcgcagacctaaatgtaaaatacaaaacaa
This window harbors:
- the APMAP gene encoding adipocyte plasma membrane-associated protein, whose product is MSEADGLRQRRPLRPQVVTDDDGQAPEAKDGSSFSGRVFRVTFLMLAVSLTVPLLGAMMLLESPIDPQPLSFKEPPLLLGVLHPNTKLRQAERLFENQLIGPESIAHIGDVMFTGTADGRVVKLENGEIETIARFGSGPCKTRDDEPVCGRPLGIRAGPNRTLFVADAYKGLFEVNPWKREVKLLLSSETPIEGKKMSFVNDLTVTQDGRKIYFTDSSSKWQRRDYLLLVMEGTDDGRLLEYDTVTREVKVLLDQLRFPNGVQLSPAEDFVLVAETTMARIRRVYVSGLMKGGADLFVENMPGFPDNIRPSSSGGYWVGMSTIRPNPGFSMLDFLSERPWIKRMIFKLFSQETVMKFVPRYSLVLELSDSGAFRRSLHDPDGLVATYISEVHEHDGHLYLGSFRSPFLCRLSLQAV